The Rubrobacter tropicus nucleotide sequence TTCTCCCATCGTGCCCTTCGGCTTTATTCAACGCGACCATGCCCCGGGGGTGTTCTTCCAGCACGCGTTCCCCTTAGAACGCGCTGCGGTCAGTCGCGAGCGCCTTGACCGTGCGAGCCAGCAACACAAGGTCCAACCACACCGACCAATCTCGTACATAGTGGGCGTCCATCCGCACCCGATCCTCAAAGGAGGTGGTACTCCGTCCACTCACCTGCCACGGGCCCGTCATGCCGGGGTAGACGCGCAGTATGTCGCTCTGGGTCACCCCTATGTCCCCGGACTCCCGCGGCAGGTAGGGTCTCGGACCGACCAGGCTCATCTCCCCTTTGAGCACGTTCCACAACTGCGGAAGCTCGTCCAGGCTCGTTCTCCTCAGAAACCGGCCGACCCGGGTGACACGCGGGTCTTCCCGCAACTTGTGGTACCTGGCATACTCCGCCCTCGCCTCCGGATCCCTCTCCAATATCCGCCGCAGTGCGTCCTCCGCGTCGGGGATCATGGTCCTGAACTTCAGGCAGGAGAAAGGTTCCCCGTTGCGTCCCAGGCGCGTGTCCGTGTAGAAGATCGGGCCACCCGACTCTAAACGTACCAACATGCAAAGCACCAGTAGCAGCGGGACGACGAAGATGCCCCCTGCCGCAGTGGCCAGGAGATCCAGGGCCCTCTTGACCCGACGTACCCACGTATCGAGCAGGTTGTAGCGGATCTCCACCCCGAAGACGCCGGCAAGGTCCCTGGCGACGACCGCCGAGTTGGCAACGCCCTCGAGGTTCGGTATCACCGTGACGTGCCGGAAGCCGAAGCTCGCCCAGTGTACGAGCCTCT carries:
- the wbaP gene encoding undecaprenyl-phosphate galactose phosphotransferase WbaP — translated: MQSIGIPAKPTSLAELHAGRLGESWRQHLNDLLLVLVDCALALAVWQLAILLRAFFMGGSVSEVTVVGVLPIVTVWVGLRALLGLYPGYGMNPVEELRRQTYAVLATLAITATFAVAVQVDDVVSRSVLAMGCAGLLLCAPVVRQLVKWRLMKLRLWGKPVVVFSSGETGGRVVALLAKEWGLGYKPIAVFGSHPGEDRRHYEAAPDDKSLADAMRLSRRYGVDTVIFAMPHTRREHLERLVHWASFGFRHVTVIPNLEGVANSAVVARDLAGVFGVEIRYNLLDTWVRRVKRALDLLATAAGGIFVVPLLLVLCMLVRLESGGPIFYTDTRLGRNGEPFSCLKFRTMIPDAEDALRRILERDPEARAEYARYHKLREDPRVTRVGRFLRRTSLDELPQLWNVLKGEMSLVGPRPYLPRESGDIGVTQSDILRVYPGMTGPWQVSGRSTTSFEDRVRMDAHYVRDWSVWLDLVLLARTVKALATDRSAF